The Brassica oleracea var. oleracea cultivar TO1000 chromosome C7, BOL, whole genome shotgun sequence sequence CAAAATGGACACACGTTCTGTTCGACCTGTAAAGTGAGAGTGCACAACCGTTGTCCCACGTGTAGACAAGAGCTTGGAGATATACGATGTTTAGCTCTCGAGAAAGTAGCCGAGTCCCTTGAGCTACCTTGCAAGTATTTCAACCTCGGATGCCCTGAGATTTTTCCTTACTACAGCAAACTTAAACACGAGTCTCTTTGTAACTTCAGACCTTACGGTTGTCCTTACGCTGGCTCCGAGTGTGGTGTCCTTGGAGGCATCCCTTTCCTCGTGGCTCATCTCAGGGATGATCATAAAGTTGACATGCACGCGGCCTCCACTTTTAACCACCGTTACGTTAAATCCAATCCGCGTGAAGTAGAGAACGCCACGTGGATGTTAACAGTGACATGATTCTCTTCAATGTAATGGGCAATACTTTATGACAGAACCTTTGTCTGGGTTTCAGGTGTTTCATTGCTTTGGGCAATACTTCTGTCTCCATTTTGAGGCGTTCCAGCTAGGGATGGGTCCGGTGTACATGGCGTTCTTGAGATTCATGGGAGACGAGGAAGAAGCTAGGAGGTACAGCTACAGCTTGGAAGTTGGAGGCAGTGGGAGGAAGCTAACATGGGAAGGGACCCCGAGAAGCATCAGAGATAGTCACCGGAAAGTAAGAGACAGCAACGACGGTCTCATCATCCAAAGAAACATGGCTCTCTTCTTCTCCGGCGGTGATAGGAAAGAGCTTAAACTTAGAGTCACTGGTAAAATCTGGAAAGAACTACACAGTCC is a genomic window containing:
- the LOC106304879 gene encoding E3 ubiquitin-protein ligase SINAT4-like encodes the protein METESMDCESYGTHHFSSTTKTHAVVTNTVGPAATSVYELLECPVCTFSMYPPIHQCQNGHTFCSTCKVRVHNRCPTCRQELGDIRCLALEKVAESLELPCKYFNLGCPEIFPYYSKLKHESLCNFRPYGCPYAGSECGVLGGIPFLVAHLRDDHKVDMHAASTFNHRYVKSNPREVENATWMLTVFHCFGQYFCLHFEAFQLGMGPVYMAFLRFMGDEEEARRYSYSLEVGGSGRKLTWEGTPRSIRDSHRKVRDSNDGLIIQRNMALFFSGGDRKELKLRVTGKIWKELHSPDSGVCMPNMSS